A region from the Wolbachia endosymbiont of Folsomia candida genome encodes:
- a CDS encoding type IV secretion system DNA-binding domain-containing protein, giving the protein MEIKAPAINHKLEKKNNSALLESIDLDFIPYACHYNEETILTKQGELLKIIKLEDYSSADNYSDLRTEIRKSISKNINSLYFTVWIHTIRKRNKLSLQWNNTGDFSDKLHSTWFNKLTDSKLKYINELYVVILLSDFGESINNSLFFKNIKNKHKLSLEKRHHDLKEVTDLIQSDLEPFGAKKLGLRFHEGKIYSEMIEFLHYIVTLTHKDYPIDEKDLSQYVRNFKIAFGFNAFQTIFEDQQKFGSIFSIKEYREVTLGNIDRCLQLNSELVITEIMIFTSNNKAVKEFKKQINMLEISESNTLLQNSGMTEIMELEKTSGIDFCQQKIIFTIFADNRAMLAENVSDFSSIMALIGLMMFRTDLHMETHFWAQLPGNFTFITQPKNILIKYACSFAMLHDVTSGTLKGGRWKEAVTVFFSKVGNPYFFNFHGKKRNGHTTILGAPNSGRTSLINFLLSEARKFNPRIVILDNTGKSIIFTKAVSGKYYIIDPKYKDKSLKFNPLNIEDNPTSRNMLFELIKRMVADTSIEIEEKIKKIVDSIFTIPRESRSISQISEVLLLLGGNINKWCGDGEFAYLFQDGDESDVDWMTKIISLNTANLTKQKECMSVILYYFLYSFESKCDGSPAILVLDEAWEISNIFSTEKEFDDWMQRMTELNVAVILSTENLNLAFASRFTQYLDKHIDTRILMPNINANRLYMKAFSLSKEELNIILQTPTQEGLFLIKQYKGLVTLNLDLKDMQEIHVLSANKETIKYMYEAIKEKGEEVNGWLPVFYEKCKA; this is encoded by the coding sequence ATGGAAATAAAAGCGCCAGCAATTAATCATAAGCTTGAAAAGAAAAATAATTCAGCATTACTAGAAAGTATTGATTTAGATTTTATTCCTTATGCTTGCCACTATAATGAAGAAACTATACTCACTAAGCAGGGAGAATTATTAAAAATAATCAAATTAGAGGATTATTCTTCTGCTGACAACTACAGCGACCTTAGAACTGAAATTAGAAAGAGTATATCAAAAAATATTAATAGCTTATATTTCACTGTTTGGATTCATACTATTAGAAAGCGTAATAAACTCAGTTTACAGTGGAACAATACTGGAGATTTTTCTGATAAGCTACATTCAACATGGTTCAACAAACTAACTGACAGTAAATTAAAGTACATAAATGAACTTTATGTCGTAATATTGCTTAGCGATTTTGGTGAATCTATTAATAACTCATTATTTTTCAAAAACATAAAAAATAAACACAAGTTATCTTTAGAAAAAAGACATCATGATCTAAAAGAGGTAACTGACTTAATTCAAAGCGATCTAGAGCCTTTTGGAGCTAAAAAACTTGGTCTAAGGTTTCATGAAGGTAAAATATACTCTGAAATGATAGAGTTTCTACATTATATTGTGACATTAACACATAAAGATTATCCAATAGATGAAAAAGACCTGTCGCAATATGTTAGAAATTTTAAAATAGCATTTGGTTTCAATGCGTTTCAAACAATATTTGAAGATCAACAGAAATTTGGGTCTATCTTCAGTATAAAGGAATACAGAGAAGTTACTTTGGGCAATATCGATAGGTGCTTACAGCTTAATTCTGAGCTTGTTATCACAGAAATAATGATCTTTACTAGCAATAACAAAGCAGTAAAAGAATTCAAAAAACAAATTAATATGCTGGAAATTAGTGAAAGCAATACCTTACTCCAAAATTCAGGGATGACAGAAATAATGGAGCTTGAAAAGACTTCTGGTATAGACTTCTGCCAACAGAAAATTATTTTTACAATATTTGCAGATAATAGGGCTATGTTGGCTGAGAATGTTAGTGATTTTTCTTCCATAATGGCGTTAATTGGCTTAATGATGTTCAGGACTGATTTACATATGGAGACTCATTTTTGGGCACAACTTCCAGGTAATTTTACTTTCATTACACAACCGAAAAATATATTAATAAAGTATGCTTGCAGTTTTGCAATGTTGCATGATGTTACATCAGGAACATTAAAAGGTGGAAGATGGAAAGAAGCAGTAACAGTTTTTTTCTCAAAAGTAGGGAACCCTTACTTCTTTAATTTTCATGGAAAAAAAAGAAATGGCCACACTACAATACTCGGTGCTCCAAATTCAGGCAGAACTTCACTTATTAACTTTCTACTGTCGGAGGCAAGAAAGTTTAATCCAAGAATTGTTATCCTAGACAATACTGGAAAATCGATAATTTTCACTAAAGCAGTGAGCGGTAAATATTATATAATTGATCCAAAATATAAAGACAAAAGCCTGAAGTTTAATCCATTAAACATTGAAGATAACCCTACTAGCCGCAATATGCTGTTTGAATTGATAAAAAGAATGGTAGCCGATACTTCAATAGAAATAGAAGAGAAGATAAAAAAAATTGTAGACTCTATATTCACAATACCAAGGGAATCACGTTCCATTTCACAAATCTCTGAAGTACTTCTCCTTTTAGGAGGAAACATAAATAAGTGGTGTGGTGATGGAGAGTTCGCTTATTTGTTTCAAGATGGTGATGAGTCAGATGTTGACTGGATGACAAAAATTATATCCCTCAATACAGCAAACCTTACAAAACAAAAAGAATGCATGTCAGTGATACTTTACTATTTTTTATATTCTTTTGAGTCAAAATGTGACGGCTCACCTGCGATACTTGTTTTGGACGAAGCATGGGAGATAAGTAATATTTTTTCTACAGAAAAAGAGTTTGATGATTGGATGCAAAGAATGACGGAATTAAATGTTGCGGTAATATTAAGCACAGAGAACTTAAACCTAGCATTTGCAAGCAGATTTACTCAATATCTAGACAAACATATAGATACAAGAATTTTGATGCCGAATATCAATGCAAATAGACTCTATATGAAAGCATTTTCTTTATCTAAAGAGGAGCTGAACATAATCCTACAGACACCAACACAGGAAGGTTTATTTTTAATAAAGCAATATAAAGGGTTAGTGACATTGAATTTGGATTTAAAGGATATGCAGGAAATACATGTGCTCTCTGCTAATAAAGAAACTATAAAATATATGTATGAAGCAATAAAAGAAAAAGGAGAAGAAGTGAATGGTTGGTTACCGGTGTTTTATGAGAAATGTAAAGCTTAG
- a CDS encoding integrase core domain-containing protein produces the protein MRELGMRRNTEDKTLERNYQSKWRFLIKEYEQTKAKKHPFYRFVGDFYHANGINRQTFCKYYNRYRNSGLEKEFLPRKRGPRWESRRTDIEIEKAVIEERKKGINKYEICAILAKKLGNKTPSPSGIYNIIKRAGMNKLSTKEKEVKRKIIREKAGELAHIDCHYLSKDMIINESKRYYLVCVIDDASRIAWAEVLENIQSLNVMFAVLRCFNYIKQSYSIQFKEVMTDNGPEFASRSNLDGHPFERMLVEIGLKHLYTRPYRPQTNGKVERFWRTLNDDLIEGTTFETVQEFKDELFRYLIYYNEHRPHQALGGITPLSFLQNLSMN, from the coding sequence TTGAGGGAGTTAGGTATGAGAAGAAACACAGAAGATAAAACTTTAGAGAGAAATTACCAAAGTAAATGGAGATTTTTGATCAAAGAATATGAGCAAACAAAGGCAAAAAAGCATCCATTTTATAGATTTGTAGGCGATTTTTATCACGCTAATGGAATCAACAGACAAACATTCTGTAAATATTATAATAGGTATAGAAATAGCGGATTAGAAAAAGAGTTTTTACCAAGAAAAAGAGGTCCAAGATGGGAAAGTAGAAGAACAGATATTGAAATAGAAAAAGCAGTTATAGAGGAGCGGAAAAAAGGGATAAATAAATATGAAATTTGTGCTATACTAGCAAAAAAGTTGGGCAACAAAACACCTTCTCCATCTGGTATATATAATATTATTAAGAGAGCCGGCATGAATAAGTTGAGCACAAAAGAAAAAGAGGTGAAGAGAAAGATAATCAGGGAAAAAGCTGGAGAATTGGCACATATAGACTGTCATTATTTGAGTAAAGATATGATAATAAATGAGAGCAAAAGATACTATTTAGTGTGTGTAATAGACGATGCAAGCCGTATAGCATGGGCAGAAGTTTTAGAAAATATTCAGAGTCTGAATGTAATGTTTGCAGTGCTCAGATGTTTTAATTATATAAAGCAAAGTTACAGTATTCAGTTCAAAGAAGTAATGACAGACAATGGACCAGAGTTTGCATCAAGAAGTAATTTGGATGGACATCCATTTGAAAGAATGTTAGTTGAAATTGGCTTAAAGCATTTATATACAAGGCCATATAGACCACAAACAAATGGAAAAGTAGAGCGCTTTTGGCGGACTTTAAATGATGATTTGATTGAGGGAACAACGTTTGAGACCGTTCAAGAATTTAAGGATGAATTGTTTAGATATTTAATTTATTACAATGAACACAGGCCGCATCAAGCTCTTGGAGGTATTACTCCTTTGAGCTTTTTGCAAAATTTGTCAATGAATTAG
- the carB gene encoding carbamoyl-phosphate synthase large subunit, translating to MPKRTDIKSILVIGAGPIVIGQACEFDYSGTQSCKVLKSEGYKVILVNSNPATIMTDPEFSDVTYIEPVLPEIIEKIIIKERPDAILPTMGGQTALNCAMKLADNGVLDTYGVKLIGVNREAIKKAEDRELFRQSMDKIGLKYPKSIIIKNQEQIKEALDYVGLPAIIRSSFTLGGAGSGIAYNKEEFFNIAESALKISPINEIQIDESIIGWKEYEMEVIRDCKDNCIIVCSIENVDPMGVHTGDSITVAPALTLRDAEYQQMRNASIAVLREIGVSAGGANVQFAVNPKEDGSLVVIEMNPRVSRSSALASKATGYPIAKIATKLAIGYSLDEIRNDCAPIIPAAFEPVIDYIVTKIPRFEFEKFKGTNCELSTSMKSVGEVMSIGRTFNESLQKAFRSLETGLIGLDEVFPQNTDIDHIKSQLAKLLPNRLLIAADAMRHGISIEEINLITGYDLWFLQNIQQIILAEQKIKENGLPETAYEMLELKKMGFSDARLAKLSNWIPVSRTGMTSEGSGMTPDRSADPFPIIPDPSNIIQESSSNLIPEPSHVIPVRDTGIYGKNERSTTGITSEQIHEIRKKFGIKQVYKRVDTCAAEFESSTAYMYGCYEGNTMVSFQRVTLESSNKEEWIPVSSTGMTLKDPGVTRESIGITDGMECEANVSDRKKVVILGSGPNRIGQGIEFDYACVHAVSAAKEMGYETIMINCNPETVSTDYDTADRLYFAPLIAEDVLEILNKEQENGTLIGVIVQIGGQTPLKLAKVLNERGFNILGTSFDSIDLAEDRMRFKNLALQLNLKQPENSICHSTEEALINAEKVGFPLVVRPSYVLGGQSMSIRHDIDSFKEYVLEQTKIFEHGSLLLDKFLVNAVEVDVDAICDGEKVFIAAVMEHIEEAGIHSGDSTCSIPTNTLSSEIIEEIKLQTERIALTLEVKGLINIQFAVQESNVYILEVNLRASRTVPFISKVINVPIAKLATQVILGEKLSQKNKPFDHFAVKAAVFPFTRFAGVDTLLGPEMKSTGEVMGIDLSFEAALAKAHMAAGYKLPTEGAALISVKDDDKEYILPVAEMLKELGFKIYATKGTALYLNNNGIAAKAINKVREGRPHIVDMIKDGKINLVINTSKGVKSVSDSKDIRRAAILQNIAYSTTASGSKALVLAIQYIKNSKLEVTPLQEYSR from the coding sequence ATGCCAAAACGCACGGATATAAAATCTATATTAGTAATAGGAGCAGGACCAATAGTTATAGGTCAAGCATGTGAATTTGATTATTCAGGAACTCAGAGCTGTAAAGTATTAAAAAGTGAAGGCTATAAAGTTATTTTAGTGAATTCAAATCCCGCAACTATAATGACAGACCCTGAATTTTCTGATGTCACTTATATTGAGCCTGTGCTACCTGAAATCATAGAAAAAATCATAATTAAAGAAAGACCAGATGCAATATTGCCAACAATGGGCGGGCAAACAGCCCTCAATTGTGCAATGAAACTTGCAGATAATGGTGTGCTGGATACGTATGGTGTAAAACTAATCGGTGTAAATAGAGAGGCAATTAAAAAAGCGGAAGATAGAGAATTATTTCGCCAATCCATGGATAAAATAGGGCTGAAATACCCCAAAAGTATCATTATAAAAAATCAGGAACAAATAAAAGAAGCTTTAGATTACGTTGGATTACCTGCAATTATCCGCTCATCATTCACCCTTGGCGGTGCAGGTAGCGGTATAGCATATAATAAAGAGGAATTTTTTAACATTGCAGAAAGTGCCTTAAAAATTTCGCCAATAAATGAAATTCAGATAGATGAATCAATTATCGGTTGGAAAGAATATGAAATGGAAGTCATCCGTGATTGTAAAGATAACTGCATAATAGTGTGTTCAATAGAAAATGTTGATCCAATGGGAGTCCACACTGGGGATAGTATCACTGTTGCACCTGCTTTGACTTTGCGCGATGCAGAATATCAACAAATGAGAAATGCATCTATAGCAGTGCTGAGGGAAATTGGTGTTAGTGCAGGTGGTGCAAATGTTCAGTTTGCAGTGAATCCTAAAGAAGATGGAAGCCTCGTTGTCATTGAAATGAATCCAAGAGTGTCTCGCTCTTCTGCACTTGCTTCGAAAGCCACAGGCTATCCTATCGCAAAAATTGCAACTAAGCTTGCTATTGGCTATTCACTTGATGAAATACGTAATGACTGCGCTCCAATAATACCAGCAGCATTTGAGCCAGTGATTGATTATATCGTCACTAAAATCCCTCGATTTGAGTTTGAAAAATTTAAGGGAACGAACTGTGAATTATCAACTTCCATGAAATCAGTTGGGGAAGTGATGTCGATAGGCCGCACTTTTAATGAGTCGCTGCAGAAAGCTTTCCGCTCACTTGAAACTGGCCTTATTGGACTTGATGAAGTGTTTCCTCAAAACACTGATATTGATCACATAAAGTCTCAATTAGCGAAGTTGCTGCCAAATAGGTTGTTAATTGCTGCTGATGCAATGCGTCATGGAATTAGCATAGAAGAAATAAACTTAATTACAGGTTATGATTTGTGGTTTTTACAAAATATACAGCAAATTATCTTAGCTGAGCAAAAAATCAAGGAAAACGGCCTCCCTGAGACAGCATATGAAATGTTGGAGCTGAAAAAGATGGGGTTTTCGGATGCTAGGCTTGCAAAATTAAGCAACTGGATCCCAGTGTCACGCACTGGGATGACATCGGAGGGTTCTGGGATGACACCAGACAGGAGTGCTGATCCTTTCCCTATCATCCCAGATCCCTCCAACATCATACAAGAGTCCTCCTCCAACCTCATTCCAGAGCCTTCTCATGTCATCCCAGTGCGTGACACTGGGATCTATGGAAAAAATGAGCGATCAACCACTGGAATAACATCAGAGCAAATTCATGAAATAAGAAAAAAATTCGGCATCAAGCAAGTTTATAAACGTGTAGACACCTGTGCTGCTGAATTTGAATCTAGCACTGCTTATATGTATGGATGTTATGAAGGTAACACAATGGTGTCATTCCAGCGCGTGACGCTGGAATCCAGTAACAAAGAAGAATGGATCCCAGTGTCAAGCACTGGGATGACATTGAAGGATCCTGGTGTGACAAGAGAGAGTATTGGAATAACAGATGGAATGGAATGCGAAGCGAATGTTTCCGACCGAAAAAAAGTCGTAATTTTAGGCAGCGGCCCAAACAGAATTGGTCAAGGAATAGAGTTTGACTATGCATGCGTGCATGCAGTTTCTGCTGCCAAAGAAATGGGATATGAAACAATAATGATTAACTGTAATCCTGAAACTGTTTCAACTGATTATGATACTGCTGATCGCCTGTATTTTGCACCACTCATTGCAGAGGATGTTCTGGAAATACTAAATAAAGAGCAAGAAAATGGGACACTGATTGGGGTGATAGTACAAATCGGTGGGCAAACGCCTTTGAAGTTAGCAAAAGTGCTGAATGAACGAGGTTTTAATATTTTGGGCACCTCTTTTGACTCTATAGATCTTGCAGAAGATCGTATGAGGTTTAAAAATCTTGCTCTGCAGTTGAATTTAAAACAACCTGAAAATTCTATCTGTCATTCCACTGAAGAAGCATTGATAAATGCAGAAAAAGTTGGGTTTCCATTAGTGGTCAGACCATCCTATGTCTTAGGTGGTCAGTCTATGTCGATTCGGCATGATATTGATAGCTTTAAAGAGTACGTACTTGAGCAAACTAAAATTTTTGAACACGGGTCTCTGCTTCTTGATAAATTTTTAGTTAATGCAGTTGAGGTTGACGTTGATGCTATATGCGACGGAGAAAAGGTTTTCATTGCAGCGGTTATGGAGCATATTGAAGAGGCGGGAATTCATTCTGGTGATTCAACATGTTCAATACCGACAAACACATTAAGTAGCGAAATTATAGAAGAGATCAAGCTACAAACAGAAAGAATAGCTCTTACGTTAGAAGTAAAAGGTCTCATAAACATTCAGTTTGCTGTGCAAGAGAGTAACGTATATATACTTGAAGTAAATTTAAGGGCTAGCCGAACCGTTCCTTTTATTTCCAAAGTAATCAACGTTCCGATTGCCAAGCTTGCTACACAGGTTATTTTGGGTGAAAAATTGAGTCAGAAAAACAAACCTTTCGATCACTTTGCAGTTAAAGCTGCTGTTTTTCCATTTACCCGCTTTGCAGGAGTTGATACTTTGCTTGGTCCTGAAATGAAATCAACAGGGGAAGTGATGGGTATTGACTTATCATTTGAAGCTGCACTTGCAAAAGCGCACATGGCTGCAGGATATAAGTTACCAACAGAAGGGGCAGCGCTGATTTCAGTAAAAGATGATGATAAGGAGTACATATTGCCAGTTGCAGAAATGTTAAAAGAGCTGGGTTTTAAAATATATGCAACCAAAGGTACTGCTTTATATTTAAACAATAATGGCATTGCTGCAAAAGCTATAAATAAAGTGAGAGAAGGCAGGCCGCACATAGTTGACATGATAAAAGACGGGAAAATAAATTTAGTAATCAACACTTCAAAGGGTGTAAAATCAGTATCAGATAGCAAAGATATCAGGAGAGCTGCTATTTTACAAAATATAGCTTACAGTACTACAGCTTCTGGAAGCAAAGCATTAGTGCTTGCAATCCAGTATATAAAAAATAGCAAGCTGGAAGTTACGCCTTTACAAGAATATTCCAGATAA
- the mutS gene encoding DNA mismatch repair protein MutS, which translates to MNFVKERNTPVMEQYLSLKAQYKDHLLFYRLGDFYELFFEDAIKAAKLLNIVLTKRGNSNGQEIPMCGVPAHSSESYLHKLIDLGFKVAVCDQLETADEAKKRGYKSIVKRDVVRIVTPGTIIEESLLEDKSNNYLASIVEKDDEYAIGWLELSTGKFFHTVTNLNTLDSDLLRISPRELLISEKLTENEKIRSILKNYKISVTQHAQSFFEYNKSHRTLCEFYKVRELGVIGNFSKVEIMACGALLEYIRATQRGSVPMLELPKTYKQQNFMLIDASARRNLELFSTQSGEKKGSLISVIDHTVTAPGGRLLKQMLASPLVCPKAINLRLNTVQFFVNNHESRKKIREILSNIPDIERSLSRLMLERGSPKDINLLKTGLGKILELFEFLSQLKSNDGELSLIHKNLGDHKNLFELLSSAVFDNNVGNIKEGGFINPKYDSELSELSYILNNSNKLITKLRESYRDLTGIAALKILHNNILGYYVEVSANHKVTSDIFIHRQSLANSFRYTTTELKELESKILTARDAAINLEIKIFAELCSKIAEESEKIAIAANALAKLDIRIAFAELAVQNNYVKPTIDDSKEFSILSGRHPVVEANNKFIANSINLAGIHLITGPNMAGKSTFLRQNALIAILAHMGSFVPAESAHIGVIDKVFSRVGATDNIAAGHSTFMVEMIETATIVNHATDRSLVILDEIGRGTGVYDGLSIAQAVIEHIHNVNKSRAIFATHYHELTKVSEYLENVKCFCVKIKEWNGEVIFLHEIIEGIADESYGIHVAKLAGFPDSVLNRASEVFEELKI; encoded by the coding sequence ATGAATTTTGTTAAGGAAAGGAATACTCCTGTAATGGAGCAATATTTAAGTCTAAAAGCTCAATATAAGGATCATCTGCTGTTTTATAGGTTGGGAGATTTTTATGAATTATTCTTTGAAGATGCTATTAAAGCTGCAAAATTATTAAACATAGTGCTAACCAAGAGGGGTAATTCAAATGGGCAGGAGATACCGATGTGTGGAGTTCCTGCACATAGCAGTGAATCTTACTTGCATAAGCTAATAGACTTAGGGTTTAAAGTTGCAGTTTGTGATCAACTCGAAACTGCAGATGAAGCAAAAAAGAGAGGCTATAAATCAATAGTAAAGCGCGATGTAGTGCGAATTGTAACACCAGGCACAATTATCGAAGAATCATTATTAGAGGATAAAAGCAATAATTATTTGGCGTCTATAGTTGAGAAAGATGATGAATATGCTATTGGATGGCTTGAATTATCAACTGGAAAGTTTTTCCACACTGTAACAAATTTAAACACTCTGGATAGTGATTTATTACGCATTTCACCAAGAGAGTTATTGATCTCTGAAAAGCTTACCGAGAATGAAAAAATTAGATCAATTTTAAAAAATTATAAAATATCAGTTACGCAGCATGCACAAAGCTTTTTTGAATATAACAAGTCTCATAGAACTTTATGCGAGTTTTATAAAGTCAGAGAGCTTGGAGTGATAGGAAATTTCAGTAAAGTGGAAATAATGGCATGTGGTGCACTACTTGAATATATTAGGGCTACGCAGAGGGGCTCGGTTCCAATGCTTGAGCTTCCAAAAACATACAAGCAGCAAAATTTCATGCTAATTGATGCTTCAGCAAGGAGAAATCTTGAGTTATTTTCAACTCAATCTGGTGAAAAGAAAGGTTCGCTAATCTCAGTTATTGATCACACAGTAACAGCACCAGGTGGACGCCTGCTCAAGCAAATGCTTGCATCACCTCTTGTTTGTCCTAAAGCAATTAATCTCAGACTAAATACTGTACAATTTTTCGTAAATAACCATGAATCACGCAAGAAAATACGGGAAATATTGTCCAATATTCCAGATATTGAACGATCGCTATCGCGTTTAATGCTAGAACGCGGCTCACCAAAGGATATAAACTTATTGAAAACAGGTCTCGGAAAGATTTTAGAGCTATTTGAATTTTTATCTCAGTTAAAATCAAATGATGGTGAACTTAGCCTCATACACAAAAACCTGGGTGATCACAAAAATCTGTTTGAGCTTCTAAGTAGCGCTGTGTTTGACAATAATGTAGGTAATATAAAAGAGGGAGGGTTCATCAATCCAAAATATGATTCGGAATTATCTGAGTTATCTTATATATTAAATAACAGTAATAAGCTGATAACTAAACTCCGTGAGTCTTATCGAGATCTGACCGGCATTGCAGCCCTCAAAATATTGCATAATAATATACTGGGTTACTACGTTGAGGTTTCAGCAAATCACAAAGTGACTTCAGATATATTCATTCACAGGCAAAGCTTAGCAAATAGTTTCCGTTATACTACTACCGAGTTAAAAGAGCTTGAAAGTAAAATTCTTACTGCACGTGACGCTGCAATTAACTTGGAAATAAAAATTTTTGCTGAATTATGCAGTAAAATTGCCGAAGAATCTGAAAAAATTGCCATTGCTGCAAATGCTTTAGCAAAACTTGATATCAGAATTGCATTTGCAGAACTTGCGGTACAAAATAACTATGTAAAGCCTACCATTGATGACAGTAAAGAGTTCAGCATCTTGAGTGGAAGACATCCAGTAGTTGAAGCTAATAACAAATTCATTGCAAACAGCATCAATTTAGCTGGTATCCATTTAATCACTGGCCCTAATATGGCTGGAAAAAGCACTTTTTTAAGGCAAAACGCTTTAATTGCGATTCTAGCACACATGGGATCATTTGTACCTGCAGAAAGTGCACATATTGGAGTAATTGACAAGGTATTCAGCAGAGTCGGTGCAACTGATAATATAGCAGCCGGCCATTCCACTTTCATGGTAGAGATGATTGAAACAGCAACAATAGTCAATCATGCAACAGATCGCTCTTTAGTCATACTTGACGAAATTGGTAGAGGCACAGGAGTATACGATGGCCTTTCCATTGCTCAAGCAGTAATTGAGCATATTCATAATGTAAATAAGTCCAGAGCAATTTTTGCAACTCATTACCACGAACTAACTAAAGTGAGCGAATACTTGGAGAATGTGAAATGCTTTTGCGTAAAAATAAAAGAGTGGAACGGAGAAGTTATCTTTTTGCACGAAATAATCGAAGGAATTGCAGATGAGTCATATGGAATACACGTGGCAAAACTTGCTGGCTTTCCTGACTCTGTTTTAAATAGAGCAAGCGAAGTATTCGAGGAGCTAAAGATTTAA
- the metG gene encoding methionine--tRNA ligase produces the protein MSFTTKQCENLYITTPIYYVNDKPHIGHAYTSLICDVVARFMKLAGKSVKFTTGTDEHGQKIEKAAKTKGMHPKEFTDEVSISFKELAEFMNFQYDDFIRTTEKRHEKAVIALWNRLEEREQIYLDSYSGWYSIRDEAFYQESELIDGKAPTGAEVEWVKEESYFFRLSSWQDKLLKLYEDQPNFIFPESRKNEVISFVKSGLTDLSISRTSFNWGIQVPGNDKHVIYVWIDALTNYITSVNFPNIEDNEYKQFWANDDCLSVHVIGKDILRFHAVYWPAILLAADLPLPKQIAVHGWWLNEGEKISKSLGNVIDPISLAAEFGVDQLRYFLLREASFGQDGNFSKKNMISRINSELANNIGNLVQRTISFLHKQCSGIVPTVDQNLLKGNENLPNCKAILDQVMNHLSKYEFNHIILLIINISSEANAYIDKSAPWKLSKTDKDLMNLVTYKLLEYVRIIGILLQPIVPKSAEMILNQLQIPKEQRNLESLCDMHINSGVTLPEPRPIFLRFD, from the coding sequence ATGAGTTTTACGACGAAGCAGTGTGAAAATCTTTATATTACAACACCAATATATTACGTAAATGATAAGCCACATATTGGTCATGCATATACTTCTCTTATTTGTGATGTGGTTGCAAGATTCATGAAATTAGCTGGCAAAAGTGTCAAATTTACTACTGGCACAGATGAGCATGGACAAAAGATTGAAAAAGCAGCTAAAACAAAGGGAATGCATCCAAAAGAGTTTACAGATGAAGTAAGCATTTCGTTTAAAGAATTAGCTGAATTCATGAATTTTCAATATGATGATTTTATTCGTACCACAGAAAAGCGTCATGAAAAAGCAGTGATAGCTCTGTGGAATAGACTGGAAGAAAGAGAACAAATATATTTAGACTCCTATTCAGGTTGGTATTCAATTCGTGATGAAGCATTTTACCAAGAATCAGAATTAATAGATGGAAAAGCACCAACAGGCGCTGAAGTTGAATGGGTAAAAGAAGAGAGTTATTTTTTCCGATTATCAAGTTGGCAAGATAAATTGCTCAAACTATATGAAGATCAGCCGAATTTTATTTTTCCAGAGAGTAGAAAAAATGAAGTTATATCGTTTGTAAAGTCAGGACTTACTGATCTATCAATCTCTCGCACTAGTTTTAACTGGGGAATTCAAGTGCCTGGTAATGATAAACATGTAATTTATGTGTGGATAGACGCGTTAACTAACTACATTACGTCAGTGAATTTCCCAAATATTGAAGACAATGAATATAAGCAATTTTGGGCAAATGATGATTGCCTCAGTGTTCATGTTATTGGCAAAGATATATTACGCTTTCATGCTGTCTATTGGCCAGCAATTCTGCTTGCTGCGGACTTGCCATTGCCAAAACAAATTGCAGTTCATGGTTGGTGGCTGAATGAGGGAGAGAAAATATCTAAATCTCTTGGAAATGTCATAGACCCAATTAGTCTGGCTGCAGAGTTTGGTGTTGACCAACTACGTTATTTTCTTCTTAGAGAAGCAAGTTTTGGTCAAGATGGCAACTTCAGTAAGAAAAATATGATCAGTAGAATAAACTCAGAACTTGCGAATAACATAGGTAATTTAGTACAAAGGACAATTTCATTTTTACACAAGCAATGCTCTGGTATTGTTCCAACAGTTGATCAGAATTTACTTAAAGGTAATGAGAATTTACCGAATTGCAAAGCTATACTTGATCAAGTGATGAACCATCTGTCCAAGTATGAATTCAATCATATTATACTTTTAATTATCAACATCTCCTCTGAAGCCAATGCATACATAGACAAAAGTGCTCCTTGGAAATTAAGTAAAACTGATAAAGATCTTATGAATTTGGTGACTTATAAATTATTGGAATATGTAAGAATAATTGGCATTTTGTTACAGCCAATAGTTCCAAAATCGGCAGAAATGATACTAAATCAACTGCAAATTCCAAAAGAACAACGTAATTTAGAGTCTTTATGTGATATGCACATAAACTCAGGTGTTACACTGCCTGAGCCTAGGCCAATTTTCTTAAGGTTTGATTGA